Part of the Methanococcus maripaludis genome is shown below.
TTTCAAGTTATACTATAATTCAACTTTAATGATTAAGTTAAACCCATCAGTGAATTCTTTTAAATAAGCTTTTGGTTCATTATATAACGCCATAATCACAAATTTTGCATATGACCCATAACACCGTTTTATAAATATCATTGGTTTTTCATTTAATTTTAATCCACCCATTTGGTACAATATTAACATTGTTTCGATCATTGACCCATTTTTTAGGTGAAAAAACCTTTTTTTCAGTATTTTGATTTAACCATGCTCCCCACCAACTAAAAGAACTGTTTGCAATAATATTGTTCTTACAATTACTCATTAAATACATATCCTGATAACTATATGGTCCAGTATTCCAATCCACATAGACTGGATCATCAATCCCCAAATTAGATTTACACCAAGTTATATCATCTGAAAAAATTACGAATTTAGGGTTTTTCAAATTATTATTTGCCAAGTTTATAGCTTTATTGTAATATTCTAAATTACATATGTTTCCATGGACGTTCAGTGCCTTTTGGTTAGTTACATAATCGCCCCTCCGTACATGGACACTAACAGAATTTATGGACTTTAAATACTCTGAAAATTCAGCATTTCTTTTATCAATATTTTTAAATGAAAAATCATTTAAAATTTCTGAACGAAAATTTTTAAAATAATTCTCATTTTGCCAATAACCTTCAAAATAACCATTAGTTACTTCAAAAACATTGTTATCATAATTAAAATTACTTTTTTCAAAAAAATGTGTTTTTTTAGGAAAAACTTTACGTTTTACATTATATATTAAATTTATGGGAATATCCCCTAATTTAAAACATTGTCTTATGGATGCATACTCAGGGCTTAATCCAAAAACCCACTCTAATTCATAACCATTGTGTGCATTGTTTTTTAAATACCACGATATATCCAATAAAACTTCCTGTCCCCTCTTTTTTAGTGATTTATATAATGCATATTGAAACATTTGATTTCCAAGCCCGCCTTTCAACTGTATTATCTTCACAATCTCACAAATTTACACTTTTTAGAAATATCTCCTTAAATTTAACTATATTATCCAAACTGATTCTTAAAAATCATCATTCAAAACTTCTTTAACGCCATCTTCAAAGCTTCGGGGATTAAATTCAGGCATAATTTCTTTTAATTTCGAAATATCGGTTCTTTTTTCAAAAACCCCGTCGGGTTTTGATAAATCCCAATTAATTTCAACATCAAAGTCAAGCACTTTTTTCATAATTTCGATATACTCTTTTATCGAATAATCAAATCCTGTTCCAATATTTATGATATCAGGACTGTTATAATTGTCCATTAAGTAAATACATGCATCAGCACAGTCATCAACATATAGGGCCTCCCTTCTTGGAATTCCAGTTCCCCAAAAGGTAAGTTCTTTTAAATTGTTATTTTTTGCATCTACAAACTTTTTAATTAATGAGGGAATAAAATGCCCATCTTCAAGGTCATACGTGTCATTTGGACCATACATATTTGTGGGCATTACACAGATCGAATTTATTCCGTATTGTTTTTTATATAATTCACATCCAACAATTCCTAAAATTTTAGCAAGTGCATAACCTTTGTTAGATTCTTCTAAAAGGCCGTTTAAAAGCCTATTTTCAGAAATAGGTTGCGGATTTTCTTTTGGGTATATGCAAGTTGAACCAGTATATAGTATTTTTGTATCCTTAGAACAGTTTTTAATTGATTCTAAAACATTGAGAATCATTATTGAATTTTGGTATAAAAAGTCCGCATTTCTTTTCATGTTGCCGTAAATTCCGCCAACTAACCCTGCAACCATGAATAAATATTCCGGTTTTTCAGATTTTATGTATTCT
Proteins encoded:
- a CDS encoding alpha-1,2-fucosyltransferase: MKIIQLKGGLGNQMFQYALYKSLKKRGQEVLLDISWYLKNNAHNGYELEWVFGLSPEYASIRQCFKLGDIPINLIYNVKRKVFPKKTHFFEKSNFNYDNNVFEVTNGYFEGYWQNENYFKNFRSEILNDFSFKNIDKRNAEFSEYLKSINSVSVHVRRGDYVTNQKALNVHGNICNLEYYNKAINLANNNLKNPKFVIFSDDITWCKSNLGIDDPVYVDWNTGPYSYQDMYLMSNCKNNIIANSSFSWWGAWLNQNTEKKVFSPKKWVNDRNNVNIVPNGWIKIK
- a CDS encoding GDP-L-fucose synthase gives rise to the protein MDKNSKITIFGGSGLVGSSIFRQLSKKGYSNVNYPSSKSVNLLDKNQVEEYIKSEKPEYLFMVAGLVGGIYGNMKRNADFLYQNSIMILNVLESIKNCSKDTKILYTGSTCIYPKENPQPISENRLLNGLLEESNKGYALAKILGIVGCELYKKQYGINSICVMPTNMYGPNDTYDLEDGHFIPSLIKKFVDAKNNNLKELTFWGTGIPRREALYVDDCADACIYLMDNYNSPDIINIGTGFDYSIKEYIEIMKKVLDFDVEINWDLSKPDGVFEKRTDISKLKEIMPEFNPRSFEDGVKEVLNDDF